The DNA window acaatatgaattatctaacacttctaaatctaggttgttgtttttttatcttggtaagaaacaaataatttgcagtgtaacccttaacctaaccttcaccatcacaactaaatgcccaaccctaacctaacataaacctaactgtaacctgaaccctaaaacaaagtctgaactctcaaataAGCCAATAACGAAtcgaggaccggccaaaatgttctcactctgttggttaaaaaacgtgttccggtcctcactatgttggaagtacaagaacacacagacacagacagacacacacacacacacacacacacacacacacacacacacacacacacacacacacacacattcctggaTTAGATTACAAATACTTAATGTTCCACCACTGTCAATATTAATATATCAAGGTATGTTTTCTTGGCATTTCAGACTCATCATATTCCTATGGATATACTCAATAAAGTAAAGACATCCTGGCCTGtctgtattatattttttaacagttttatatttaaaatttttatactttatttatgacattccagagtacaatcactgtgagccaatgcaacaaaattgggtaacactttacaataaccctcatttataaatggtaaacagattattgatgtttaatcatcatttataaaccatatataggccatttagaatggtaaacacataatttattaatatttaactaactacatcatttataaaatgacaaatagatggtatattaatgtaagtttatagttactttaccattaacaaacaattaaattataattaactgtttattaatagttttagttgcactcattataacatttttaacaccatattaagtatgttaatgattttgaaatgattcatatacctttaagaaattggttgaaaacatttaaagattaaatatgtatagcactttttaaatggttaataattggtctataaaccacactgcaaaaaaagaaaagtttggtgaactcaaaattccaaggcaacaaacttcgataaaattttaagttggacaatcaaactaaatattttaagttttgtttttgaatttgctcaactctgaattcagatttttgtcaactcaactgtaagttgtactaacttataattttacattgtaataacttttaatccttacttctgctaacttctgcaatgtgctgaattggcacgattgtaacgcctctatgaaatgtcagctaatgttgcgaccacaattttgagttagcattgatacgctaatggctactcttgtagctgtaacaagcagcgccgctagcatcagttagccgctagctttcgctaatgaccgaatttcaccgctttcccacatttcacaacaaagaaataagagttagcagaactattgtcccttgttgtgaaccccaacttaaagatataagtaacaacaactcacaaacttgtttttgagcagacaactggcttcctttgttgtgctaacttacattattgccctaaatgtcaataatttatatttccaagttttaccaacttaaatcactgttttaggccaaaaaatacaagttggcttttttgcagtgcatctataaacatcacttagttggttattgtaaagtgttacccaaaattgcattcaatgtgcatatttttatgtataactgaatgacaatcTAAGTCTAACAGGACGCCTGTGATAAATCCACACCGACACTCCAATACCACAACaccttgttttgtgtctctgaggCCTGTATATTGAGTATTCAGCTCCACCTCTGGGTCTAATGGGACCACTGAGTTCATATCCAGGCCAGTATTGatcagtgtgtgtttacttAGAGAGCCGAGCGGTGTCGTCTCCTCGTTCACAGTCAGTCATAACACATAACCATGCTTCCTGTGGTAAAACGGATGAGTGCACTCACTTTGCACTGCTTTCTACTCTCTGTTCCTTTGGGCTTGGTGCTGTTAAGGTAGGAGTTTTATTTGTCTGATTAGTAATACATTGCCTTCATGTCAGTGTTAATTTTAACTAATATAATCTTGATGTGAAAGACTGATTCTTTACTCCAGCGTGGTctacaaaatgttttcagtgtGAGATTAAAAGTGATTTATTTTGCTTTGTCTTTCCTCTGATGAAGATCTATGGTTAAATCTATCAGAAGACAATTCTACAGCAAACTGCTCTTAAGAAACTAAAACCCCATTGCTTCCAAAGTGGTGAAAAATgcctgttaaaataaatgtcacatttgtCTAAATTTGATTTTCCTCTACATGAAACAGTGAAGTTGCCGTCACGACAGCGAGCGATGAGGAGGCTGGTGTTCGTGAAGCTCGGTCAGCAGGCGACCAGGTGGTAGTTCATCCAGTGGactgtgttttatcagagtggaGCTCCTGGTCCCGCTGTGACAcgtgtcagaaaaaaagagtaaGTATGATGATAGCAGACAGGTGATAGTGGGCCTGGGGGACATTACAGCTccaaaaacatgacatgagTTTGTGGCCCATCAGGACACCACAATGTCTGCCTGATAATGTGTTAATAGAAGGAATTAAATCCCCCAAACCGCTGCAGTCAGAGATATTTTTGTGAATAAAATCGTGATgcagttaaccctctatggtacgcattatgatgctgGTTcggaagaaatgtttttttttccttaaaatagaaaaaataaacatttttttggggtgggggtggggtggtggttttggggtttgttgcctgttgCCATATGTGGAAATTATAAGCAATTAAGACAAAGTTCACGATAATAGTAGACTATGGCCTACAGGGTATAGAAATAGCCTGAACTTTACTGCAACCAACATCAAATATATCtttgttaaattgtaaataTCGAAACAAAAGTATGATGAATGGTATGCTTTTGAACATTATACCTAATCACACACTACCAATATCTCAGGCTGCCATGCTGATTCCATAATAGTTAATTTTTCCCTCAAGGCAACATAACAATTTTCCATAATGGTTTGTTGTTGCCTCAGGGCAACAGTTACATTTGgacaagtttccattatttaattaggaaataaattgcatgaaactatcaaaaattaaggtttactcacctatatGGGCCAAAAATGGGtgtgttgcctgagggcaacaccgtaccatagaagGTTAAAATGTGTAGGCAGCtaatttacagattaatatttacatatttacatgttttattatatatatttgcaaaaGTACCAGCCCTCACGGGTACCTGTTGAATCAGCTTTTCtgattctgttgcttttacctCATTCTAAGTTCTGCTAGTTCTGATTGGTTAATGGACTGACATGTGATGGGGAAACAAGAAAGTTGTGGGGCTCTTATTGTGAAGCTGCCTGAGCATGGAGAAGAGTAAAGTGCTGCAGACTGAAGATATCTGTCTCCATCCTGCTGTCTCAATTTATAAAGAGCGATCTAACCACCAAACATCAAACCTTCACATTACATGTActccaaaaaaaaccctttttgttttATGGACTGCAGAAAGTATAAGAATACATGAACAATATCCCACTAATCTACTGGTCAGATAAATTGAAATAACCAGTTGTACCAGTAATGCACCAGTTGTGGTACAGGAATGGGATACAGTCAGATTAGATTTGGGTGAAGGAATTATTCCTATACTGCAAGGATTTAGAgataattctgcagtgtgaggCATTCAGCATTTTGACCCCTGTGGGCTGTTTGTGAGGTAGAGAGCTCCACTGGCAAAGGTCTCAGCTGATGTACTTCAGTGCTTTATCTCATCCACTTTACAAGAAGGGGGATTAATAACCTTGACATGACAAAGTGAAAACAGCCCTCTAATGGGATTTTGGCTGTTATAGTTCCCTGGAGCAGTTTCCGAGCACTTCCACCACCTTTATTGGGTAGTGGCGAGCctccctctgtctttctctgaccgtttatgtgtttgtctccCCGCAACCATCCAGTATCGCTATGCTAAACTGGACCAGCCGTCCCAGTTTGGAGGTCAACCGTGCAATTTTCatggcagagaggaggaggcgtGTGACGTTCCAGCACGCTACACATGTGACAATGTTCCTTTGTGTGAGGGATTCCTCTGCGCCCAAACAGGTATCTCTGACACCCATCCTCATGTacactacaggtgcatctcaataaattagaatatcgtggaaaagtttatttgtgtcagtaattcaattcaaaaagtggaaataacacataaaatagatccattacacacagaatgaaacatttcatgtcttcatttatttcatttcttcaaactataatgattatggcttacattcaatgaagacctaaaattcagtgtctcaaagaaattgaaaaaagaccaattttaaaaagtatgtttaatgtgGAAAAGTGTTGCTCACAGCTAGCAGAAAAGCTATCACGAGAAATGGGCTCGAGGTGGACCCACCAAGACAATGACAGTGGTTGGATATAGTACAGGAATTATTTATAATGGTAAAAATTACCTATTCTCTAAGATTGAACAGAAAATGGGGGAAATGGATTAGGTTTAAACATGAAGACATCATCGATGTATAATGCATAATAAAATTGATAATGTAAATGACAAACATCgccggtaaaacagaggattaatgttccgttagttagacttATTTACATTGCAACGCACAGAGTCCGGCGTTTGTGTGGTacagctaatggtgcgttcaaggtctacacaaatGTAGGAAATTTTCGACATTTTGCgaagctccaagttccgactttcagtgtaaattgaacacaccataacGTCTTACGGTAAGAGGACCAGCCttcaaaatgaaaagcaaacacatgtagctttcaaaataagagcacatggatgtgttagcagaatccaccacagaatttccaagaagactgtcaaaataagatgccttaaataaaacagaacccttattctcctttacaacaattcattaaaaatatgcaatgattaagatggaataatggcattagaatgtgcaaaaGGCACCagatttaggcttttagggcaaaaatgtatCCGGGGGACTATGCCCCCAGAACtccctactttgtttgggtcccccatcatagtctcagaaaatcctgtgggaaacactggccATAAAAAAAGGCTTGACAGAATTGACAGACAAGAAAtttcccagcagtatgttcagggtgatgaaaggaggagagacgTTTCTGGGTTCTTCATTGAGTCagtttcaagtcagtaaattggtttggctgcactgggaatttcatgcacaaacttctttttatttgtgtaaatatgttggttgttgtttacactacacattgttaaaaatgtttaaataacacagatttgggttaaggcatggtgtggaaaaataactaGTTGAGTTGAAATCATCTGCTGACAGCTTCGGCCCCCctagttcaaaaatcccatctgcgcccctgccTGTATGCCCCTTTCTTCCCCACTGCCTcgagtctttatgctaagctaattgGTTTTCTCAAGCTAATAAGCGTATttctaaaatgtcaaactgttaaTTTTGTCCTGTCTCTCCACTCCTTCAGGTCGCTGTATTCACAGAACTCTGCAGTGTAGCGGGGAGGATGACTGTGGGGACATGTCGGATGAAGCCGGCTGTAAGAAGGTTTCAAAGCCCTGCAGGGAGGAGGTTGAAGAGTATTGGGGAATCGAAAATCTCGCCAAAGGGTGAGTAACATTCCCATTAGTCTGCGATGTGAGTcccagatatatttttttcgAGGGACTTAGATGCGTAAACATGTTGCTCTTCTCGAATCGATCCGCTCACCGTTAATGCTGTTGCACTTCTTTTTCAGCATCAACATCTTGAACAGTAACCTGGAGGGAGTGGTGCTTGATAACAGATATTACGCTGGCAGCTGCTTGCCACAGTACATCCAGGATGTCAGATACAGGAAGCCCTACAACCTGCAACAGTACACTACGCAGGTCAAACCGGCTGATAATCACAATTTTGTATAATGAGCATTGATCTGGAATTGATATATAAGATAATAGTTTCTAATAGGGCGCgcagagtcagtaacttcttttaaatcacttcttaaaacccacttttacagacttgcttttatgtaatgctttctatcttaccactcctttttacttttcactttttacttttttaccttttattttctgtgtatctgagaatgtcttgtgattgttcctgctctgtctcttatcggttttttttaatataagaaTTGTTCTTAGCCttatgtacggtggccctgagagctcacagcactgcaacttaagaaaacacatgcaaatacacaaaacacaagcaaattgagaaaacatcttcatcaacttgacaacacaagtgcagcatttagaaaaagcgctgcaaaaaacacaacacaacacaataagaaaaggcgctgcaaatagaccacaacacaacataaGTGATTCCAGAGGACAcataaaagtgatgcacacgtctggacacgtttgtgatattatcacgttgttttaagataatgatattgttataaatgttatcatagcatgctaacggtAGCGGCCGATCGAAAGCATGCTAAAGTTAgtgggctagcaagaccaactcggtgccgttgaccaactaaaacatgtatcattcatttatttgatttgtttaactgcaatgtgattgatacgggctagtgggctaatgctatatatcacattataacataaaaaataaagaaaatatcattatcatgaaataacgtgataatatcacaaatGTGTCCaaacgtgtgcatcacttttaagtgtcctctggaaacacttctgttgtgttgtggtctatttgcagcgctttgtagcacgttttctaaatgctgcacttgtgttgtcaaattgatgaagatgttttatttgcttgtgttttattctctttgtaattaactgctctctgtcgaagttctttgtaagctgctgttttGAAAAGGTGCTATATATAAAAAGTTATTATATAAAGTTGTTATAATACGTCAACCGCTTTTAAAGGGTCAGTTAGTTGTAACTGCCATGTTTAATAATCATGGGTAATCTAATCTTTCTATcatgtaatttttaaaaatctgttgttCCATATTCCAATGTATGTGACAATAATCAATATGTTTCTGCTTATTACACACTAAAAAGGACTTTTTGCTTCCCATATTTTTACAGACGAAAGGCTCGTATGATTTCTCCATGGAGGCTTTCGAATCATACTCTTTATACATGAACCACATCATAAAGGAGCGCCATACCCAAACCTCAATTTCCATTGGCTTTTCCATTCCAGGCGTGGCTGAATTTGGCTTCAACTACAATAGTGCCAAATACACCAAGAAAGAACAGATCATTCGCCGAGCTTCTGGCATTGTAAGATTCTTTCTATCCTCTTTACAACCTACTGATTTCTcataaacagaacaaaacaaaaacaaaacatacagtagcatctcaataaattagaatatcatagaaaagttttttttatgtcagtaattcaattcaaaaagtggaaataacacacagtcttaatttatttattgtctcaaatttttttgaatattactaaagaccaattttaaaaattacttttaatatggagatgttggcctctgaaaactATGTCCATCTACAGCCATGGAAAAGATTActagaccacccttttccttgaatttcttgttcattttaatccctGGTATAACTaacggtacatttgtttggacagatttaatgataacaacaaaaacagtcaaaacatgacatgtttaatttaagagctgatatctagacattttccatgttttgttttatttataatcaccaaaatcattgtcaaaaaaaacaaggaaaatgtctagatatcagctcttaaattaaactcttatgagctattttgttgttatcattatatttgtccaaacagatgtacctttTGTCGTACCagggattaaaatgaacaagaaattgaagaaaacaagggtggtctagtaatttttgactttattcacTCATTACTTGGTTGGGGATGTTTGACTTGAaatactggaaattgactttttcatgatattctaatgtattgagatgcacctgtatttaccTACAAGTCATGTAAAATATCTGCAAATTTCAACTGCAATCTTGACCTGCAAGCAGTGAAGTATCCATCACCTGCCTCCTGCATATTCTCCCCTCAGACTAAAAGCTTTGTCAGGGCCAAAGCACAAGTGGAGATGGCTCAGTACATGTTGAAAGCAGATGATTTGGTGCTTCACCCTGAGTTCCTGCAGCGCCTGCGCTCCCTGCCACAGGCCTATGTTTATGGGGAGTACAGACAGATCTACAGGGACTACGGCACCCACTACATCACAGAGGCAGGCCTCGGAGGAGACTATGATTTCACCATCATTCTGAACAAGGAGAAGCTCGAGAAGTCAGGTGATAAACTTAAGTCAAGGGTGTGTGTTAATTGCTCactttctacaattctacatgtCACAAGAATGcagaaacataattattatgatCAGACATGGAGTCTGGCAATGGCAGTGGGATCATATATATCTTATCAAGCTACTGTGCAAagcatttacagtcatggacaaaattatgagaccaccctttttcttcaatttcttgttctatccattttccatcattttcttgattataaccaaaattattatcaagaaaaccatggaaaatggctaaatatcagctcttaaattaaactcttatgagctatttctgttgttatcattatatttgtccgaacaaatgtaccttaagttgtaccaggcattaaaaggaataataaattgaagaaaacaatggtggcctaataatgttttccatgactgtacatgtatTAATCGCTTTGTACAGCCAATGTGTGAATGGATTGTAAACTTAAAAACTGCAATCTTCCTCGACAACAGCCTATGGACTCTTTTATACGTAAAGGACTTGGCTCCTTGTTGCCGGAAAAAATCTATATCACATGATGATTATGTGTGCCACTGAGTGCTGTAGCTCTCTTGAGCTCCGCTACAATGGCAAcactagctaatgttagctttgaAAAGGAGACGTctttgccaacttagcgactttgtcactatatttagcgacttttcggacccctctagcgactctttttcaaaaaagtgactagcatcaaatctagcgactttttctgctgtcattggagacttttgaagactcgttcttactcttcttaacaagcag is part of the Centropristis striata isolate RG_2023a ecotype Rhode Island chromosome 11, C.striata_1.0, whole genome shotgun sequence genome and encodes:
- the c8b gene encoding complement component C8 beta chain, producing MLPVVKRMSALTLHCFLLSVPLGLVLLSEVAVTTASDEEAGVREARSAGDQVVVHPVDCVLSEWSSWSRCDTCQKKRYRYAKLDQPSQFGGQPCNFHGREEEACDVPARYTCDNVPLCEGFLCAQTGRCIHRTLQCSGEDDCGDMSDEAGCKKVSKPCREEVEEYWGIENLAKGINILNSNLEGVVLDNRYYAGSCLPQYIQDVRYRKPYNLQQYTTQTKGSYDFSMEAFESYSLYMNHIIKERHTQTSISIGFSIPGVAEFGFNYNSAKYTKKEQIIRRASGITKSFVRAKAQVEMAQYMLKADDLVLHPEFLQRLRSLPQAYVYGEYRQIYRDYGTHYITEAGLGGDYDFTIILNKEKLEKSDYTLDDYKKCTSAGLKVGANIYGVYVSAGVHGGSCNGLLNEMGENTAHGSMVEDFVSVVKGGSSESISALVAKRLPTSQLMQLWGEGVKFNPDFIRTTTKPIYELVNSRDFTQYATLKRNLKRALSEHLAETSPCRCAPCKNNGVAVLKGTRCDCVCPLGYSGRGCEITQRRTDVGIDGSWTCWGAWSSCSGTTKTRSRQCSNPAPSNGGLPCRGLQQESTEC